Proteins from a genomic interval of Syngnathoides biaculeatus isolate LvHL_M chromosome 23, ASM1980259v1, whole genome shotgun sequence:
- the pbk gene encoding lymphokine-activated killer T-cell-originated protein kinase homolog, translated as MTEFTSPVTSRLRSVGSGGGTPVNIPASPFMKKLGCGTGVCVYLMDRQGKVNASPWAVKKINSKCASKQAEVYQKRLKDEAEVLKGINHPNIVGFRALATAKDGSECLAMEFGGERSLNDLIEKRREDGLRAFPAADVEKVALHVARGLQYLHNEKKLLHGDMKSGNVVVRGNFDAVKICDVGVSLRLDENMTASEPDSEYIGTEPWNPKEALEAGDITDKADVFAYGLTLWEMMTLAMPHVDLPRHHEDEEEEEEQDEDESMEASFDEDAYYARLGTRPPLDAEALGESYGRMLELFYVCTEEDPKRRPSARQIVQALEGDAALDDV; from the exons ATGACCGAATTCACCTCGCCCGTGACGTCGAGACTCAGGAGCGTCGGAAGCGGAGGCGGAACCCCCGTCAACATCCCGGCGTCGCCGTTCATGAAGAAGCTCGGCTGCGGGACGGGAGTCTGCGTCTACCTGATGGACAG ACAGGGGAAGGTCAACGCGTCGCCGTGGGCCGTCAAGAAGATCAACAGCAAATGCGCCAGCAAACAGGCCGAAGTCTACCAGAAGCGCCTGAAGGACGAGGCCGAGGTCCTCAAGGGGATCAACCATCCCAATATTGTTg GGTTCCGGGCGTTGGCCACGGCCAAGGACGGATCCGAGTGCCTGGCCATGGAGTTCGGAGGGGAGCGCTCGCTCAACGACCTCATCGAGAAGCGCCGAGAAGACGGCCTGCGGGCTTTTCCCGCCGCCGACGTTGAAAAAGTGGCGCTGCATGTCGCGCGCGGGCTccag TATCTTCACAACGAGAAAAAACTGCTGCACGGCGACATGAAGTCCGGCAACGTGGTCGTCAGGGGCAACTTTGACGCCGTCAAGATCTGCGACGTGGGCGTGTCCCTCCGGCTGGACGAGAACATGACGG CGTCGGAGCCCGACTCCGAGTACATCGGCACGGAGCCCTGGAACCCCAAAGAGGCCCTGGAGGCGGGCGACATCACAGACAAGGCCGACGTCTTCGCCTACGGGCTGACCCTGTGGGAGATGATGACCCTGGCCATGCCTCACGTGGATCTGCCGCGACAtcatgaggatgaggaggaggaggaggagcaggatgAAG ACGAGTCGATGGAGGCGAGCTTCGACGAGGACGCCTACTACGCCCGGCTGGGCACGCGGCCGCCGCTGGACGCCGAGGCGCTGGGCGAGTCCTACGGGAGGATGCTGGAGCTCTTCTACGTATGCACCGAGGAGGACCCCAAGAGGAGACCCTCGGCCCGGCAGATCGTGCAGGCGCTGGAGGGCGACGCCGCGCTTGACGACGTTTGA